One segment of Halalkalicoccus tibetensis DNA contains the following:
- a CDS encoding CopG family ribbon-helix-helix protein produces the protein MRTSLNVPEEVLEEFDRTWQAEGLGSRSRAIREAMAEYVESHTELEGMEGTVAAAVVFDYEHTAVIEALHDVQHEYQDVIGSTSHTHQGDWCLETLFCRGDVADVRELVYRLKDFDHVRRVNVMLIEVDEE, from the coding sequence ATGCGAACGAGTCTGAACGTCCCGGAGGAGGTCCTCGAGGAGTTCGACCGGACGTGGCAAGCCGAGGGGCTCGGCTCCCGGTCGCGGGCGATCCGCGAGGCGATGGCCGAGTACGTCGAGTCCCACACGGAACTGGAGGGAATGGAGGGGACCGTCGCCGCCGCGGTCGTCTTCGACTACGAACACACCGCCGTGATCGAGGCGCTCCACGACGTCCAACACGAGTACCAGGACGTCATCGGCTCGACGAGCCACACCCACCAGGGCGACTGGTGTCTGGAAACGCTGTTCTGTCGGGGCGACGTCGCCGACGTTCGCGAGCTGGTCTACCGGCTGAAGGACTTCGACCACGTCCGCCGGGTCAACGTGATGCTGATCGAAGTGGACGAGGAGTGA
- a CDS encoding ABC transporter permease produces MLPDHGWPIAAAYALEQRNRWLYGVAAGLILGIGHLFSSIALVGAFFWLDSFADLADSGWLTTVAGLVLIALGLYEYFGGHAHGDDAGHDGVEHDADQHPDHEHADHGFADTEGRTLWNIGLVALVLGFAHEEPIQIIAICAGTAYCLELMLVYSLAVIGAILAPTLLLIAGYETHRETVERYVPYLSTVTATVLILMGLAFVAGLV; encoded by the coding sequence GTGTTGCCGGATCACGGCTGGCCCATCGCCGCCGCCTACGCCCTCGAACAGCGAAACCGCTGGCTCTACGGCGTCGCCGCGGGGCTGATCCTCGGGATCGGCCACCTCTTCAGCTCGATCGCGCTCGTGGGTGCGTTCTTCTGGCTCGATTCGTTCGCCGACCTCGCCGACTCGGGCTGGCTCACGACGGTCGCCGGGCTCGTCCTGATCGCGCTCGGGCTCTACGAGTACTTCGGCGGCCACGCCCACGGCGACGACGCGGGCCACGACGGCGTCGAGCACGACGCGGACCAACACCCTGACCACGAGCACGCGGACCACGGGTTCGCGGACACCGAGGGTCGTACCCTCTGGAACATCGGGCTGGTCGCGCTCGTGCTCGGGTTCGCCCACGAGGAGCCGATCCAGATCATCGCCATCTGTGCCGGGACGGCCTACTGCCTGGAGCTCATGCTCGTCTACTCGCTGGCGGTGATCGGCGCGATCCTCGCGCCGACCCTCCTGCTCATCGCGGGCTACGAGACCCACCGGGAGACCGTCGAGCGCTACGTACCCTATCTCTCGACGGTGACGGCGACCGTGTTGATACTGATGGGGCTGGCGTTCGTCGCCGGGCTCGTATAG
- the uvrA gene encoding excinuclease ABC subunit UvrA: protein MSRDFIEVKGAEEHNLKDLDVSIPREEFTVVTGLSGSGKSSLAFETIYAEGQRRYIESLSAYARNFLGQMDKPQVESVEGLSPAISIDQKNAANNPRSTVGTVTELHDYLRLLYARVGTQYDPVTGEEVGEQSAQDMVNQILSLPEGTRAMIAAPVARDQKGAFEDLFEELVSEGYSRVEVDGESYDLTLEKPDLDKNYDHTIDVIVDRIEIAPDARSRIADSVETALEETDGVLKLIVPDPPEGMELGSNTRSTGSLAGEGDDRVTIEFSEELGNPNSDFRFSAIETRSFSFNSPYGACPDCEGLGKTKEVDEELVVRDPSKPIKHVFEPWSYNRSYYRTRLDAVAEHFGVSPSTPFEELSKDQQRQFLHGTDRQVTFERSTRNGTRRKQKRFEGVIPNLDRRHVETDSDSTREHIEDYMAVTECPACEGTRLKEQSRHVLVGDTAITEVNRMSIGDALSHFEGMEADLTERELTIAEEILKEIRARLGFMEEVGLEYLTLDREASSLSGGESQRIRLATQVGSGLVGVLYVLDEPSIGLHQRDNDRLLNTLEGLRDLGNTLIVVEHDEATMRRADTIVDMGPGPGKRGGEVVAQGDFDEICAAEGSITGDYLSGRKAIPVPDERRGFEETLTIRGARQHNLKDLDVEIPVGAFTAITGVSGSGKSTLMFEILYKALAREMNDNTSVDPGDHDAVEGIENVEKVRLIDQSPIGRTPRSNPATYTGVFDYIRELFAETSLAKQRGYEKGRFSFNVKGGRCEECGGQGTVKIEMNFLSDVYVPCEACGGSRYNDATLDVEYKGETIADVLDMSVEEALDFFEHDTRLKSRLQLLSDVGLDYMRLGQPSTTLSGGEAQRIKLAEELGKRDTGDTLYLLDEPTTGLHSEDERKLIDVLQRLVDGGNSVVVVEHELDLVKNADHIVDLGPEGGENGGEVVAEGTPEEVAEIDASHTGRYLRDLLPAVDIEGPRSDERPEPATAPMDDD, encoded by the coding sequence ATGAGTCGGGACTTTATTGAGGTCAAGGGGGCTGAGGAACACAACCTCAAGGACCTCGACGTGTCGATCCCCCGCGAGGAGTTCACCGTCGTCACCGGGCTGTCGGGGTCGGGTAAGTCCTCGCTGGCGTTCGAGACGATCTACGCCGAGGGCCAACGGCGCTACATCGAGTCACTCTCCGCGTACGCCCGGAACTTCCTCGGGCAGATGGACAAGCCCCAGGTCGAGTCGGTCGAGGGTCTCTCGCCGGCGATCAGCATCGACCAGAAGAACGCGGCGAACAACCCCCGCTCGACGGTCGGTACCGTCACCGAACTGCACGACTACCTCCGCCTGCTGTACGCGCGGGTCGGAACCCAGTACGACCCCGTCACGGGCGAGGAGGTCGGCGAACAGAGCGCCCAGGACATGGTGAACCAGATCCTCTCGCTGCCGGAGGGCACGCGGGCGATGATCGCCGCGCCGGTCGCGCGCGACCAGAAGGGCGCCTTCGAGGACCTCTTCGAGGAGCTCGTCTCGGAGGGGTATTCGCGGGTCGAGGTCGACGGCGAGAGCTACGACCTCACCCTCGAGAAACCCGACCTCGACAAGAACTACGACCACACGATCGACGTGATCGTCGACCGCATCGAGATCGCGCCCGACGCGCGCTCGCGGATCGCCGACAGCGTCGAGACCGCGCTGGAGGAGACAGACGGCGTCCTCAAGCTGATCGTCCCCGACCCGCCCGAGGGGATGGAGCTGGGGTCGAACACCCGCTCGACGGGCTCGCTGGCCGGCGAGGGCGACGACCGGGTCACCATCGAGTTCTCCGAGGAGCTCGGGAACCCCAACAGCGACTTCCGCTTCTCCGCGATCGAGACGCGCTCGTTCTCCTTTAACAGCCCTTACGGGGCCTGTCCCGACTGTGAGGGGCTGGGCAAGACCAAGGAGGTCGACGAGGAGCTCGTGGTTCGGGATCCGTCGAAACCGATCAAACACGTCTTCGAGCCCTGGAGCTACAACCGCTCGTACTACCGGACGCGCCTCGACGCGGTCGCCGAGCACTTCGGCGTGAGCCCGTCGACCCCCTTCGAGGAGCTCTCGAAGGACCAGCAACGGCAGTTCCTCCACGGCACCGACCGGCAGGTCACCTTCGAGCGCTCGACGCGGAACGGCACCCGTCGGAAGCAAAAACGCTTCGAGGGCGTCATCCCGAACCTCGACCGGCGCCACGTCGAGACGGACTCGGACTCGACCCGCGAGCACATCGAGGACTACATGGCCGTCACCGAGTGTCCGGCCTGCGAGGGCACCCGACTGAAGGAGCAGTCGCGCCACGTGCTCGTCGGCGACACCGCGATCACCGAGGTCAACCGCATGAGCATCGGCGACGCCCTCTCGCATTTCGAGGGGATGGAGGCCGACCTCACCGAACGGGAGCTGACCATCGCCGAGGAGATCCTCAAGGAGATCCGCGCCCGGCTCGGCTTCATGGAGGAAGTGGGGTTGGAGTACCTCACGCTGGACCGCGAGGCCTCCTCGCTGTCCGGCGGGGAGAGCCAGCGCATCCGCCTCGCGACCCAGGTCGGGAGCGGGCTGGTGGGCGTGCTCTACGTGCTCGACGAGCCGTCCATCGGGCTCCACCAGCGCGACAACGATCGCCTGCTGAACACGCTGGAGGGGCTTCGGGACCTCGGCAACACCCTGATCGTCGTCGAACACGACGAGGCGACGATGCGCCGGGCCGACACCATCGTCGACATGGGCCCCGGCCCCGGCAAGCGCGGCGGCGAGGTCGTCGCCCAGGGCGACTTCGACGAGATCTGCGCCGCGGAGGGGTCGATCACCGGCGACTACCTCTCGGGTCGGAAGGCGATCCCGGTGCCCGACGAACGCCGCGGGTTCGAGGAGACGCTGACGATCAGGGGCGCGCGCCAGCACAACCTGAAGGACCTCGACGTCGAGATCCCCGTCGGGGCGTTCACGGCGATCACGGGCGTCTCGGGCTCGGGCAAGTCCACCCTGATGTTCGAGATCCTCTACAAGGCGCTGGCCCGCGAGATGAACGACAACACCTCCGTCGACCCGGGCGACCACGACGCGGTCGAGGGGATCGAGAACGTCGAGAAGGTCCGCCTGATCGACCAGAGCCCGATCGGCCGGACCCCGCGCTCGAACCCCGCGACCTACACCGGCGTCTTCGACTACATCCGCGAGCTGTTCGCCGAGACCAGCCTCGCGAAACAGCGCGGCTACGAGAAGGGCCGCTTCTCGTTCAACGTCAAGGGCGGGCGCTGTGAGGAGTGTGGCGGGCAGGGTACCGTGAAGATCGAGATGAACTTCCTCTCGGACGTCTACGTGCCCTGTGAGGCCTGCGGCGGCTCGCGGTACAACGACGCGACGCTCGACGTCGAGTACAAGGGCGAGACGATCGCGGACGTCCTCGACATGAGCGTCGAGGAGGCTCTCGACTTCTTCGAGCACGACACCCGGCTCAAGAGCCGCCTCCAGCTGCTCTCGGACGTCGGCCTCGACTACATGCGCCTTGGCCAGCCCTCGACGACGCTGTCGGGCGGCGAGGCCCAGCGCATCAAGCTCGCCGAGGAGCTCGGGAAGCGCGACACCGGCGACACGCTCTACCTGCTCGACGAGCCGACCACGGGGCTCCATAGCGAGGACGAGCGCAAGCTGATCGACGTCCTCCAGCGCCTGGTCGACGGCGGCAACTCGGTCGTGGTCGTCGAACACGAGCTCGACCTGGTGAAGAACGCCGACCACATCGTCGACCTGGGTCCCGAGGGCGGCGAGAACGGCGGCGAGGTCGTCGCCGAGGGCACCCCCGAGGAGGTCGCCGAGATCGACGCCTCACACACGGGCCGCTACCTGCGTGACTTGCTGCCGGCGGTCGACATCGAGGGGCCACGCTCGGACGAGCGTCCCGAACCTGCAACGGCACCGATGGACGACGACTGA
- a CDS encoding serine/threonine-protein kinase RIO2, producing the protein MARNVASVMQELDPEDFHLLSGVEHGMRFSEWVNRGKLPQFSRLTPEEVDFRLERCLDRGLVERKTIQYEGIRLRMDGYDALALRTFAERDTIEGFGVPLGVGKESDVFEVQSYRPMALKFHREGYTNFREVRRERDYTSEKEHLSWFYTARKAAEREYDALEALYPDVSVPRPEDQNRHALIMERIDGVELSRTKLETEQVRPILDMILRELTTAYEMGYVHADMSQYNVFVAEDGITVFDWPQAVPADHENAEEFLARDVRNLFGYFERKYPGQVPEIDENELVAAVRDGSFERLADLE; encoded by the coding sequence ATGGCACGGAACGTCGCGAGCGTCATGCAGGAGCTCGACCCCGAGGACTTCCACCTGCTCTCGGGCGTCGAACACGGCATGCGTTTCAGCGAGTGGGTGAACCGCGGGAAGCTCCCGCAGTTCTCCCGGCTCACCCCCGAGGAGGTCGATTTCCGACTGGAGCGCTGTCTCGATCGGGGGCTGGTCGAACGAAAGACGATCCAGTACGAGGGGATCCGCCTGCGGATGGACGGCTACGACGCGCTCGCGCTGCGGACGTTCGCGGAGCGCGACACCATCGAGGGGTTCGGCGTCCCCCTCGGGGTCGGCAAGGAGAGCGACGTCTTCGAGGTCCAGTCCTACCGGCCGATGGCCCTGAAGTTCCACCGGGAGGGCTATACGAACTTCCGGGAGGTCCGCCGCGAGCGCGATTACACCTCCGAGAAGGAGCACCTCTCGTGGTTCTACACCGCACGAAAGGCCGCCGAACGCGAGTACGATGCCCTCGAGGCGCTCTATCCCGACGTCTCGGTCCCGCGTCCGGAGGATCAGAACCGCCACGCGCTGATCATGGAGCGGATCGACGGGGTCGAGCTCTCGCGGACGAAACTCGAGACCGAACAGGTCCGCCCGATCCTCGACATGATCCTCCGGGAGCTGACGACGGCCTACGAGATGGGCTACGTCCACGCCGACATGAGCCAGTACAACGTCTTCGTCGCCGAGGACGGGATCACGGTCTTCGACTGGCCACAGGCCGTCCCCGCCGACCACGAGAACGCCGAGGAGTTCCTCGCGCGTGACGTCCGGAACCTCTTCGGCTACTTCGAGCGCAAATACCCCGGCCAGGTTCCCGAGATCGACGAGAACGAACTCGTGGCCGCCGTTCGCGACGGTTCGTTCGAACGGCTCGCCGACCTCGAATGA
- a CDS encoding M3 family oligoendopeptidase codes for MSQLPTRSDIDDQYKWNLSVIFKSVEDWESELTAVHNRLEDLREYESHIAEDDETLLRALQLFEEILRRTQRLRLYAQLKRNEDTENSAHQERLHKSNRLDQDVTKITNMVRREIQAAGRETIMQAVERTEKLGVYKHLLSDFLRMGKHARSSEVEDLLADFTEVIESPTRVYSSLTNNDIKPQSVEMPEGEQVEVTGVNLGKHLRHRDRAFRRRAYQSVHEEHADVKHTIATAYADKVKAQVALADARNYDSVREMAFNKPSYPETGLHIHLPGEVHDALTAAIRDSLNPLHQYYERRKAILELDELKAWDLGVPLADANEPSVSYEDARDHILTAVEPLGESYKNRLEEFFASQRIDVYETQNKQNILAYGPWAYDTGSYLLLNYQDDVRSMSILAHELGHAMHAEYLREDQSPVYATGARPIEEVPSYVHELLLVYHLLNVDNYALRQYARDRLLDVCQGIYGSTLHSLFTHETYQVVEDGEDLTLDRIEEIYADLLTEFRAPMEIDTWAKRGWLVGSHGRLPYHFYQYALGIAGALRTVEQLLNGTVTPGEYHDFLRAGGTIRSVEAFETLGLDIRSREPFERACSTVKEHVRELDATE; via the coding sequence ATGAGTCAACTACCGACACGATCAGATATCGACGACCAATACAAGTGGAACCTCTCAGTCATCTTCAAATCTGTCGAAGATTGGGAGAGCGAATTGACCGCAGTTCACAACCGACTGGAAGATCTGCGTGAATATGAGAGCCACATCGCAGAAGATGATGAAACGTTATTACGCGCTCTTCAGTTGTTCGAGGAGATACTCCGCCGCACGCAACGGCTTCGACTGTACGCCCAATTAAAGCGCAACGAGGACACCGAGAACAGTGCCCATCAAGAACGACTCCACAAGTCAAATCGGTTAGACCAGGATGTGACAAAAATTACCAACATGGTGCGGCGCGAAATACAGGCCGCAGGCCGCGAGACGATAATGCAAGCGGTTGAGAGGACAGAGAAGTTGGGTGTGTACAAGCATCTCCTTAGTGACTTTCTTCGGATGGGAAAGCACGCACGGTCCTCAGAAGTTGAAGACCTGCTGGCAGATTTTACCGAAGTCATCGAATCGCCAACACGTGTCTACTCATCGCTCACAAACAACGACATCAAGCCACAGTCTGTGGAAATGCCCGAAGGAGAACAGGTTGAGGTAACAGGAGTCAATCTCGGTAAACATCTCCGCCACCGAGACCGCGCGTTTCGTCGCCGTGCCTACCAGTCGGTGCATGAAGAACACGCCGATGTAAAACACACTATTGCGACAGCATACGCAGATAAAGTGAAAGCACAGGTGGCCCTCGCAGACGCTCGAAACTACGACTCAGTGCGGGAGATGGCGTTCAATAAACCAAGCTATCCCGAAACCGGACTGCACATTCACCTCCCTGGCGAGGTTCACGATGCCCTGACAGCCGCAATCCGTGACTCGCTTAACCCACTGCATCAATACTACGAGCGGCGAAAGGCCATCCTGGAACTCGACGAACTCAAAGCGTGGGACTTGGGTGTTCCACTTGCCGACGCGAACGAGCCGTCTGTGTCATATGAGGATGCGCGAGACCACATCCTCACCGCCGTCGAACCACTGGGGGAGTCGTACAAAAATCGGCTCGAAGAGTTCTTTGCGTCCCAACGTATCGATGTCTATGAGACGCAAAACAAGCAGAATATCCTCGCGTACGGGCCGTGGGCTTATGACACCGGGTCATACCTCCTGTTGAATTATCAGGACGACGTACGTTCGATGTCAATCCTCGCCCACGAACTTGGCCACGCGATGCATGCTGAGTACCTACGAGAGGACCAGTCGCCTGTGTATGCGACAGGGGCACGCCCTATCGAGGAAGTCCCGAGTTACGTCCACGAACTCTTGCTCGTATATCACCTGCTCAATGTGGACAACTATGCTCTCCGCCAGTATGCGCGTGACCGCTTGCTCGATGTGTGTCAGGGTATATACGGCTCAACGCTGCACTCGCTGTTCACGCATGAGACGTATCAGGTCGTCGAGGATGGGGAGGACCTCACGCTCGACCGCATCGAAGAAATATATGCCGACCTCCTGACCGAGTTCCGTGCTCCGATGGAGATCGATACGTGGGCGAAGCGAGGATGGCTCGTCGGCAGTCACGGACGACTCCCTTACCATTTCTACCAGTACGCTCTGGGAATAGCTGGCGCACTACGCACCGTAGAACAGCTTCTTAACGGTACCGTTACACCGGGCGAGTACCACGACTTCTTGCGAGCAGGGGGAACGATACGCTCTGTCGAGGCCTTCGAAACGCTTGGTCTCGACATCCGGTCCCGAGAACCGTTCGAACGTGCCTGCTCAACAGTGAAGGAACACGTTAGAGAACTGGACGCTACTGAGTAG
- a CDS encoding class I SAM-dependent methyltransferase, translating to MSDEHPVFAALYDPLTRIAEHRLRPHREWLVEDISGRVLDLGCGTGAMFPYLCRGGIDLHALDPDPHMLARAEERAAALDCPIELHEGYAETLPYPDDHFDGVVVSLVLCSVDSVEESVAEIARVLAPGGECRFLEHVRAEGWRAEFQERLTPCWRHLAGGCRLDRETPRAFVAEPRLGVERLQRVPVGVTPVSPILRGRAVRE from the coding sequence GTGAGCGACGAACACCCGGTCTTCGCGGCGCTGTACGACCCGCTGACGAGAATCGCCGAACACCGGCTTCGCCCCCATCGCGAGTGGCTCGTCGAGGACATATCGGGGCGCGTGCTCGATCTGGGGTGTGGGACCGGCGCGATGTTCCCCTACCTCTGTCGGGGGGGGATCGACCTCCACGCGCTCGATCCCGATCCCCACATGCTGGCGCGGGCCGAGGAGCGCGCCGCGGCGCTCGACTGTCCAATAGAGCTCCACGAGGGGTATGCGGAAACGCTACCGTATCCCGACGACCACTTCGACGGGGTGGTCGTCTCGCTGGTGCTCTGTAGCGTCGACAGTGTCGAGGAGAGCGTCGCCGAGATCGCACGGGTCCTCGCGCCGGGCGGGGAGTGTCGCTTCCTCGAGCACGTCCGCGCGGAGGGATGGCGAGCCGAGTTTCAGGAGCGGCTGACCCCCTGCTGGCGCCATCTCGCGGGGGGCTGTCGGCTGGACCGCGAGACGCCGCGTGCGTTCGTCGCGGAGCCGAGGCTGGGGGTCGAGCGGCTCCAGCGGGTCCCGGTCGGCGTGACCCCCGTTTCTCCGATCCTTCGGGGGCGAGCCGTTCGGGAGTAA
- a CDS encoding GNAT family N-acetyltransferase, protein MTDRAADPSTVDRLRTALSDLGERALEALPGGERSYPTPPRSIVDGEDREVELRAYDEGAFEPLVAMYVDFDPEQRAQGTPPVGEGNVREWLAGTLLEGPSVVAWAEGDGSEERAVGHVAFVPDDTGKHELAIFVHPEYQRAGIGDALMETGFGHARERGVTQVWLTVEPWKRGIGKFYSDHGFDTVNAYGHAHRMSRYL, encoded by the coding sequence ATGACCGATCGCGCCGCGGACCCCTCGACCGTCGATCGCCTCCGGACGGCGCTCTCCGACCTCGGCGAGCGGGCCCTCGAAGCGCTCCCCGGCGGGGAACGCAGCTATCCGACGCCGCCGCGCTCGATCGTCGACGGCGAGGACCGCGAGGTCGAGCTGCGCGCGTACGACGAGGGGGCGTTCGAACCGTTGGTGGCGATGTACGTCGACTTCGACCCCGAGCAGCGCGCCCAGGGGACACCGCCGGTCGGCGAGGGGAACGTCCGCGAGTGGCTCGCGGGCACCCTGCTGGAGGGGCCGTCGGTGGTCGCGTGGGCCGAGGGCGACGGGAGCGAGGAGCGCGCGGTCGGCCACGTCGCGTTCGTCCCCGACGACACCGGGAAACACGAGCTCGCGATCTTCGTCCATCCGGAGTACCAGCGCGCGGGGATCGGCGACGCACTCATGGAGACGGGCTTCGGCCACGCCCGCGAACGGGGCGTCACGCAGGTCTGGCTCACCGTCGAGCCCTGGAAGCGGGGGATCGGGAAGTTCTACAGCGACCACGGCTTCGACACGGTCAACGCCTACGGCCACGCCCACCGGATGTCACGGTACCTCTGA